The Mixophyes fleayi isolate aMixFle1 chromosome 1, aMixFle1.hap1, whole genome shotgun sequence genome includes a region encoding these proteins:
- the LOC142108423 gene encoding G-protein coupled receptor 4-like, giving the protein MMSMNITQSSFLTHDSFSSGQILSCSNISETTVICLSCIYIVNSVLGLALNILVLWAILPEVKSSHGLPNYVISLLCAALMECLSLPFGVAYLLDSLEVSYLGCHFLSLMPKIAQRAGTAFIMWMFVLRYVAVTHPLKYQRFCSGWVCGSVSITLWLTVTAITVTEQVLTIDNSNLCFPYCRVIPGWPLTDLIFSILFSHLPLIHLCIFGHLISSTLKNSPSVPTEQHKRISRLIFLVVLIFGVMFCPMHVVLEYQSILILLDQFTYQVKQKLILSYQLTFALNSVSVVIIPFFYVFSSRAIKKRLMGLIKAS; this is encoded by the coding sequence ATGATGTCCATGAACATAACTCAAAGCTCCTTTCTCACACATGACTCATTTTCATCTGGACAGATATTGTCATGCAGCAATATCTCAGAAACTACAGTTATTTGTCTTTCCTGTATATACATTGTGAACAGTGTGCTGGGGCTGGCACTCAACATTCTGGTTTTGTGGGCGATATTGCCAGAAGTCAAAAGCTCCCACGGTCTGCCAAATTACGTTATCAGTCTCCTTTGTGCAGCACTTATGGAATGTTTGTCATTGCCGTTTGGAGTGGCCTACCTTTTAGACAGCTTAGAAGTGAGTTACTTGGGCTGCCATTTTCTTAGTCTCATGCCCAAGATTGCGCAAAGGGCTGGAACAGCATTTATTATGTGGATGTTTGTTTTAAGATATGTAGCAGTGACTCACCCACTGAAGTATCAACGATTTTGCTCAGGCTGGGTGTGTGGATCAGTCAGTATCACTCTATGGTTGACAGTGACAGCCATTACAGTTACTGAACAGGTACTTACCATAGACAATTCTAATTTATGCTTTCCATATTGCAGAGTAATACCAGGATGGCCTTTGACTGATTTGATCTTCTCAATACTCTTTAGCCATTTACCTTTGATCCATCTTTGCATCTTTGGACACCTTATCTCCAGTACATTGAAGAACTCTCCCTCGGTTCCCACTGAACAACATAAAAGGATCAGCAGGCTAATTTTTCTAGTGGTGCTTATTTTTGGGGTTATGTTTTGCCCAATGCATGTAGTTCTAGAATACCAGAGTATTCTTATCTTACTTGACCAATTCACATATCAGGTAAAACAAAAACTTATTCTTTCTTATCAGCTAACATTTGCTCTTAATAGTGTTAGCGTGGTCATTATCCCCTTTTTCTATGTCTTCAGTTCTCGTGCAATTAAGAAAAGACTAATGGGGCTTATCAAAGCGAGCTAA